GTTTGCGACTATGATCGTTTGTTCCAAGTTGTGGAGAAAAAACGTGATCTCTTTACTGCGTCAAGCAAGTGGCAAAAAGCCTTTAACCGTATCGTGATTGTTTCTGATAGTGCCCATGCTTTGGGATCTACTTATAAAGGACAACCAGCTGGTTCTATCGCTGACTTTACTTCCTTCTCATTCCATGCTGTTAAGAACTTTACAACGGCTGAGGGAGGAAGTGCGACTTGGAAGGCCAATCCAGCGATTGACGATGAAGAGATGTACAAGGAATTTCAAATCCTTTCCCTTCATGGTCAAACTAAGGATGCTCTTGCTAAGATGCAACTGGGTTCATGGGAATACGATATCGTCACACCAGCCTACAAGTGCAATATGACCGATATCATGGCGTCACTTGGTTTGGTACAATTGGACCGTTACCCAGCTTTGCTACAACGTCGTAAGGACATCGTGGACCGTTATGATCGTGGTTTTGCTGGTTCTCGCATCCATCCATTGGCACATGAGACTGACACAGTCGAGTCTTGTCGTCACCTTTACATCACCCATGTAGAAGGAGCAAGTTTAGAAGAACGCAATCTTATTATCCAAGAATTGGCCAAAGCAGGAATTGCAAGTAACGTACACTACAAACCGCTTCCTCTCTTGACAGCCTATAAGAATCTTGGCTTTGATATGGCGAATTATCCTAAGGCCTATGCCTTCTTTGAAAATGAAATTACCCTCCCTCTTCATACAAAATTAAGAGATGAAGAAGTGGACTATATTATTGAGACTTTCAAAACAGTTTCTGAAAAAGTGCTAACTTCATCAAAAAAATGACAAACTACAGTCAAGTAATAGTGATTCTGTTTCTAAAAAGTCTAATTGAGTGTAAAACTGTTGTTTTCAATTGAAAGTCCTATAGTAAAATGAAATAAAAACAGGACAAATTAATCAGGATAGTCAAATTAATTTCTAGCAATATTTTAGAAGCAAAAGTGTACTCTTATAGTTTCAATATACTGTATGGTTTGAAATGAGATGTGAGCAATTTGGTGTAGCATTTAGAATTTTTATTAGGCATCATTTAGAAAATGTAGTGTCTTGTTCTAGTTTTCAATTCACCCTATTTTTTGAAAGACGCGAGTTTCCACGAATGAGGTTGTGGAAACTCGCGTCTTTCTTTTTTGTTTTCAGAATATTGTTCAAAGTTTTGAGACTATTTTTCATGTTCTAGTCATTCTTTTGAAATAATCTATAAAACACGTGTCTACAATGATCTATATGTCCTATTCCAGTATTTTAGAAGAACTGCGTCTATTTTTATAGAGCTTGAATCTAGCTTTTATAGAAAATCTATTTAAGAAATATATTGTATTGTTTTGATTTCAATCCGCTATATGAACGATATTCATGTAAATATACCTGGTGAATGCTTGCATGACAAGATATTTGTTCTTGTATTTATAAATTAGTATTTTACGAGATATCAACATGCTTTAAATACAGTGAATAGGATATTTTTATGTTCAAGCTAAGAAAGATAGTAATCACTTTTGAATGGAAGGTTAAAGAATTATTAGAAGTATGGTTAGATATATAAATGGTCACGCTTTCACAATTTTGATATTTTATTGTGTTATTCCTTGACAATTTTGATTTAAAAATATATTATAAAGAAAATGACAGCGGTGTCATTTTCTGGTATGGAATTTATATGAATATTAAATTAGGACATAATATTTTTAATTGGAGGCTAATATGAAATCTTTTCAACAAAATGAGGTTTTCTCTATTCGTAAGTCTAAGGTGGGAGTTTGCTCAGTTCTCTTAGCGGTTTTATTTATTGGAACACAAAGTGTTTTAGCTAATGAAGTAGTTGGTGAAACTTCTTCGTCTAAAGATAATATGCAAATGAACTCTTTGTTGAGTAGCACATCTACATCATTATCTGCGGAACCCCATTCTGATACTCTCAGTCTTGATAACAATTCAAGTTTAAGTACTGATAATAATGGAGGAGTGAGTATTAATCAAAATAAACCTGATATAACAAATGATACTATGATGGGTAACATCTCTGGGATGGAAGTGAATACTATTTTAAGTACTAATCTGAACGAAGACGTAGCTTTGAATGTAAAAGATTATGGAGCAATAGGTGACGGGGTTAATGATGATCGTCAAGCAATTCAAGATACAATAGATGCTGCAGCTAAAGGACTAGGCGGAGGAAATGTATATTTTCCTGAAGGAACTTATTTAGTAAAAGAAATTGTTTTTTTAAAAAGTCATACACACTTAGAATTGAATGAGAAAGCTACAATTCTAAATGGTATAAATATTAAGAATCACCCTTCTATTGTTTTTATGACAGGTTTATTTACGGATGATGGTGCGCAAGTAGAATGGGGCCCAACAGAAGATATTAGTTATTCTGGTGGTACTATTGATATGAACGGTGCTTTGAATGAAGAAGGAACTAAAGCAAAAAATCTACCACTTATAAATTCTTCAGGTGCATTTGCTATTGGGAATTCAAATAACGTAACTATAAAAAACGTAACATTCAAGGATAGTTATCAAGGGCATGCTATTCAAATTGCAGGTTCGAAAAATGTATTAGTCGATAATTCTCGTTTTCTTGGTCAAGCTTTACCTAAAACTATGAAAGATGGGCAAATTATAAGTAAGGAGAGTATTCAGATTGAACCATTGACTAGAAAAGGTTTTCCTTATGCTTTGAATGATGATGGGAAAAAATCTGAAAATGTTACTATTCAAAATTCATATTTTGGTAAAAGTGATAAATCTGGAGAATTAGTAACAGCAATTGGTACACACTATCAAACATTGTCGACACAGAACCCCTCTAATATTAAAATTTTAAATAATCATTTTGATAACATGATGTATTCTGGTGTACGTTTTACAGGATTCACTGATATTTTAATTAAAGGAAATAGATTTGATAAGAAAGTAAAAGGAGAAAGTGTACATTATAGAGAAAATGGTGCAGCCTTAATAAATGCTTTTAGTTATAAAAATGTAAAAGATGAACTTGATTTAAATAAGAAAGTCGTTATTACTGAAAATACATTTTATATTTCTGATCCTAAAACAAAGGCTATTAGAGTAGCAAAA
The Streptococcus toyakuensis genome window above contains:
- a CDS encoding DegT/DnrJ/EryC1/StrS family aminotransferase, coding for MPNYNIPFSPPDITEAEIAEVADTLRSGWITTGPKTKELERRLSQYTQTPKTVCLNSATAALELILRVLEVGPGDEVIVPAMTYTASCSVITHVGATPVMVDIQADTFEMDYDLLEQAITEKTKVIIPVELAGIVCDYDRLFQVVEKKRDLFTASSKWQKAFNRIVIVSDSAHALGSTYKGQPAGSIADFTSFSFHAVKNFTTAEGGSATWKANPAIDDEEMYKEFQILSLHGQTKDALAKMQLGSWEYDIVTPAYKCNMTDIMASLGLVQLDRYPALLQRRKDIVDRYDRGFAGSRIHPLAHETDTVESCRHLYITHVEGASLEERNLIIQELAKAGIASNVHYKPLPLLTAYKNLGFDMANYPKAYAFFENEITLPLHTKLRDEEVDYIIETFKTVSEKVLTSSKK
- a CDS encoding glycosyl hydrolase family 28-related protein; protein product: MKSFQQNEVFSIRKSKVGVCSVLLAVLFIGTQSVLANEVVGETSSSKDNMQMNSLLSSTSTSLSAEPHSDTLSLDNNSSLSTDNNGGVSINQNKPDITNDTMMGNISGMEVNTILSTNLNEDVALNVKDYGAIGDGVNDDRQAIQDTIDAAAKGLGGGNVYFPEGTYLVKEIVFLKSHTHLELNEKATILNGINIKNHPSIVFMTGLFTDDGAQVEWGPTEDISYSGGTIDMNGALNEEGTKAKNLPLINSSGAFAIGNSNNVTIKNVTFKDSYQGHAIQIAGSKNVLVDNSRFLGQALPKTMKDGQIISKESIQIEPLTRKGFPYALNDDGKKSENVTIQNSYFGKSDKSGELVTAIGTHYQTLSTQNPSNIKILNNHFDNMMYSGVRFTGFTDILIKGNRFDKKVKGESVHYRENGAALINAFSYKNVKDELDLNKKVVITENTFYISDPKTKAIRVAKDSAEYLGKVSDITVTKNVINNNSKETEQPNIELLRVSDNLVVSENSIFGGKEGIVIEDSKGKITVLNNQFYNLSGKYISFIKSNANGKEPVIRDSDGNFNIVTENGLYKIVTNNLSDKNEKEKNKEEKFKTSSYVHEKQSNSNNVIDSNQKKGEFNSSKDNRQINDKIDNKQDNKIEEVNHKIVGDGRETENHINKSKEIVEVKQKLPKTGSNKIMELFLTVTGIGLLLTLKGLKYYGKDK